In Flavobacterium luteolum, the DNA window ATTGACCAGATTGCAGAAACAGAAAACATTCAGGTTGATTTTTTTAGCGAAAGACTATCAAGAATCACTAGATATTTTGACATGCTTACCAATTCGTTCAGCATTATGGAAAACGGAATGGAAGTAGATCAATACATGAAATTTAGAAATACTCTTACTCCAGCAAGCGGATTCCAGAGTGCTCAATATAGAATGATTGAATTTGCCTCTACAGATGTTATCAACTTAACAGATCGCAGATACAAAGCAAACTTTGATGAAAACACCGATTTAGAAACCAGTTTTGAACACCTTTATTGGCAAGCTGCCGGAAAAGACTATCACACTGGCGAAAAATCGTATTTACTAAATGAATTTGAAAAAAAATACAAAGAGCAATTTTTAAGACAAATGGCTTCGTTTAAAACGAAAAACATTTGGCAAAAATTCACGCAATTACCAATTGAAGATCAGCAAAATGCAGCGTTGATAGATGCAATGCGCCATTATGACAAAACGGTAAATATTACGTGGGTAATGCAGCACTTAAATACTGCAAGAAAATACATCTTGGAAAGCGGAAAAGGCAATGGAGAAGCAACAGGAGGAAGTGACTGGCAAAAATATATGCATCCAAAATACCAAAGACGCATCTTTTTTCCTAAATTGTGGACCGAAGAAGAATTGTCCAATTGGGGAAATGAAACTGAAGTTTAATTTCACCGCAAAAAAATAATAAAGTTTGAAAAGAGCAGTCGTAATTTTAATTGTCCTGTTTTCTATTTTTTCATGTAAAAAAACAGAAGAAAAAGTAGAAGCAAAAATTACTAAACCAGCAACCAAAAAAATAGAATTCGGTTTTAATTACGCAGACTTTAATGTTGTTAATGATACTATTTCAAAAGGAGATTCTTTTGGCTCCATTCTTCAAAGCCAAAATATTGGAGACAAAAAAGTCCATGATATTGTTGAGCAAGTAAAAGATTCTTTTAACGTAAGAAGCATTCGTTACGGCAAACCTTTCACTTTACTTCGCGCCAAAAACAAAACCAATAATTTAGAGGTTTTTATTTATCAGCCAGATGCTTTAAGCTATTATGTTATCGATTTAAGAGACAGTATTGCTAAAGCTTATAAAAAAGTAAAACCTGTTACTTTAAAAAGAAAAATTATTGGCGGAGTTCTAAAAAGTTCATTGTCTGAAACTCTAGGAAACGAAAGTGTAGAAACAGCTTTAGCAAGCAGAATTACAAAAGTTTTTTCTTGGTCAATTGACTTCTTCAAACTAAAAAAAGGAGATCGTTACGGATTAATTTTCACAGAGCGATTCATCAACGGAAAAACGTATGATGGCGTTGAAGAACTAGAAGCAGCATTTTTTGAATATAAAGGCAAAATTGTTTACGCCTTTCCATTTGAAAGAGATACCACTTCTGGAAAAATTGAATATTATGACGATCAGGGAAGAACACTTAAAAATTTCTTCCTAAAAACGCCAATTAAATTCAGCCGAATCACTTCGAGATTTACTATGAATAGATTTCATCCGGTACAGCACACTTGGAAAGCCCACAAGGGAACCGATTATGCAGCGCCAACCGGAACACCAATTTCTACCACAGCATCTGGAGTTGTAGAAACAACTGGATATACGGCAGGAAACGGAAATTTTGTCAAAGTAAAACATAACGGAACCTACTCTACTCAGTATTTACACATGTCTAAAATCTTAGTTCGTCGTGGACAGCGTGTTACTCAAGGTCAGACAATTGGTTTGGTAGGAAGCACAGGTTTGGCTTCTGGCCCGCACGTTTGTTATCGTTTTTGGAAAAACGGTGTTCAAGTTGATGCGCTTCGATTAAATCTTCCAACTGGAGAATCTTTAACAGGAAACGACAGAACTCGTTTTATGACACAGATTGAACCTTTGAAAAGAGAATTGGACAGCATTGGGAATCTGTAAATAATCTATTTTGCAATCTTTTTTGAATCAAAAGTCATGAAAAATGAACGCCTCAAAACCATTTACCATGAAACTTTTTCTGGTTTAAAACTATTCTACAGAGATACGAATCTTTCCGAAAGTTTGATTTCAAATTACAAAGTCGAACAGATTATTCAAGAAAAAGGTTTTACCGACATGAGTTCGATTGGCGGAGGCCTTTTTGGAAATTTCAGATATTTAATTGCAAGCGCGCATGCCAAAGATTTATCAAAATTCAATCCCGACTCTGCTAAGAATGGTCACTTTCTTTTAGATTCAATTGCTTATTTCAAAGTATTGGACATTCAAAAAATTGGTGACAAAACGCAAGTTTTTCTTTTGAATATTCCAGACAATTCAATCTCACTTTTCAAAAATTCATCTTCAAACTTAGAAGAAGAAATTATAGAAAAAGCTCAAAAACGCTTTCGCGAAAGAATCGATGCCGATTTAATTCCGGAATTGCAGACCGAAAATTGGAAAGAAAGAACAAAATCTCCTCTCGGAATGAGTGATAATGGTGAACTTTTTTTTGATGATTCTAAAATTAAAACAGAATCCCCTAAAAGAATTGATGTCGATATTTCGAAGAAAATCATAGAAATCAATAAAAAACCTTGGTGGAAGTTTTGGTAAAAGCCAAAGTTTCACAAAAGCATTTTTTAAAAAACGGTAAGTATTCATGAAAAAAAACTTATTGATACTTTTATCACTAATCACTGTGGGATGCTCCAATCCGAAGGTTTTTATTTTAAATGATAAAGAAGAAAGCAAATCCTTTGTCCAGAAATTAGTCGGCACAGCCTATGAAAAAGATTTAATTGGAAATTCACCTTTAATTGTAATTGATGGAATTCCATTTAAATACAACAAAAAAAAAGATACCATCCTATTGCCACTTAAAAAGTCCGACATCCTTACTTTAGATTTTTTAAACAAAAACAGCAGTCGTATCATTTACAATGAAAAAGAAAATGATGGCGCAATCATCATAACTTCAAAAATTCAAAACTAAAACTCATAAAACGTTTTCGTAACTAATTGTTATATAATCGCAAACCGCTCCCCTTTTAAAAGTTATTTCAGTATTTTTGTGTTTCAGAAAACAAACTCAATTATAGATAAAATGGCTTTAAACACAACAAACCCAACTGGGACTGAAGCGTGGAAAAATCTACAAAACCACTATAACGCAATTCACGAAACCACAATACAAGAATTGTTTCAACAAGATAGTGCGCGCGTTGAAAAATTCAATTTGCAATGGAATGACTTTTTAGTAGATTATTCAAAAAATAATATCAGTCAAGAAACAGTTTCTCTTTTATTAGAATTAGCAAACTCAATCGGATTGAAAGATGCAATTGCACAATATTTTGGAGGAGAATTAATCAATCAGACTGAAAATCGCGCGGTTTTACACACAGCATTGCGTGCTCCAGAATCGGCAGTTATCAAAGTAGACGGAGAAAATGTAATTCCTGAAGTTTACGAAGTAAAAAATAAAATCAAAAAATTTACTGAAGAAGTTATTTCTGGACAAAGAAAAGGCTACACTGGAAAAGCTTTTACAGATGTTGTAAATATTGGTATTGGAGGCTCTGACCTTGGTCCTGTTATGGCTGTTGAAGCTTTACAATTTTACAAAAATCACCTAAACACACATTTCGTTTCAAATGTTGACGGTGACCACGTAAATGAAGTTATCAAAAAACTAAATCCTGAAACTACTTTATTTGTAATTGTTTCTAAAACTTTTACAACTCAAGAAACGCTTTCGAATTCAGAAACTATAAAAGAATGGTTTTTAAAATCGGCTTCTCAAGAAGACATTGCAAAACACTTCGTGGCGGTTTCTACAAACATTAAAAATGTAACAGAATTCGGAATTAATCCAGACAATGTTTTCCCAATGTGGGATTGGGTTGGAGGAAGATTTTCTCTTTGGAGTGCCGTTGGTTTAAGCATTGCTTTGGCTGTTGGATTTGATAATTATAATGATTTATTAAATGGTGCTTATGAAATGGATGAACATTTCAAATCGGCCGAATTTGATGAAAACATTCCGGTTATTTTAGCTTTGTTAAGTGTTTGGTACAATAATTTTTATGGTGCCGAAAGCGAAGCTTTGATTCCATACACACAATATCTACACAAACTTGCTCCTTATTTACAGCAAGCTTTTATGGAAAGCAACGGGAAAAGTGTTGGCCGTGACGGAAAACCTGTTAACTATCAAACTGGAACAATTATCTGGGGAGAGCCAGGAACCAACTCACAACATGCTTTCTTCCAATTAATTCACCAAGGAACAAAAAGAATTCCAACAGATTTTGTGGGATTCGTAAAACCACTTTACGGTAACGAAGATCACCACGATAAATTAATGTCAAACTTTTTTGCACAGACTGAAGCTTTAATGAATGGAAAAACAGAGGCACAAGTTCAGGCAGAGTTTGACAAACAAGGACTTTCTGCTGACAAAGCATCCTACTTAAGACCGTTTAAAGTTTTTACGGGAAACAAACCAACGAATACAATATTGATTCAAAAACTTACTCCAAAAAGCTTAGGATCTTTAATTGCATTATATGAACACAAGATTTTTGTTCAAGGTGTTATTTGGAACATTTTCAGTTTTGATCAATGGGGAGTTGAATTAGGCAAACAATTAGCAAATTCTATCTTAGATGAAATCAATTCTAAGACTGTTAAGAACCATGACAGTTCTACTTCATTTTTGTTAAATCATTTCTTAAAAAACAAATAGAAACATTTATTTAAATATTCTATAACTTTTGAAACGTCCTAATTTCTAGTAAAATTAGGACGTTTTTTACATAAAATACCGACAAAAAGCAGAATTATTCGCCAATTTGCCTGTTTACACTTACAACGTTATTCAAATAATTACATTTTTAACAAAAAAGCTTCTCATAAATTCAAGAAAACAATATTTTTTTTAACGAAAAAAGAAATATTCATTTTAATGCGCAACACAAAAGACAAAACTGTTTTTTCTTAACATTTCGATAACATTATCTGAGTTATTTGTTATAATTTTGCCAAAAACAATAAACTCAATAACAAAATGAAGAAAATGAAAAATTGGTTACTGACTGGACTATTTTTTATGATAGTTTCGACCGTATTTTCTCAAGGAAAGGTTACTGGTAAAATTACCGACGGAACAGGCGGATTACCAGGAGCAAATGTAGTGATCAAAGGGTCTACTACAGGAACTTCAACAGACTTTGATGGTAATTTTTCCCTTACCTCAACATCAAGCACAGGAGAGATTGTAATCTCTTTTTTAGGTTATGACAACCAAACTGTAAAATTTACAGTAGCAAATGGCTCAACTGCAAACTTAGGAACTATCACTTTGGTAGCTTCAAATTCTAACGAATTAAGTGAAGTTGTAGTTACAAGCAGCATTATTGACGTTGCAAAGGACAGAAAAACTCCTGTTGCAGTTTCTACAATTAAAGCTGCTGAAATTCAAGCAAAATTAGGATCTCAGGAGTTTCCTGAAATCTTAAAAAGCACTCCATCTGTATATGCTTCAAAAGCAGGTGGTGGATATGGAGATTCAAGAATTGCGATTCGTGGATTTGACCAAAAAAATATTGCCGTTATGATCAACGGTGTGCCTATCAATGATATGGAAAACAGCTCTGTTTACTGGAGTAACTGGGCAGGTATCTCTGATGTAACTTCTGCAATGCAAGTTCAAAGAGGTCTTGGAGCTTCTAAACTGGCTATTTCTTCTGTTGGAGGAACAATCAATATCGTTACAAAAACATCTGACATGAAAGAAGGTGGATCTGTTTCTTCAAGCTTTGGTAACAACAATTACTTAAAAGCACAAGCTTCTTACAATACAGGAGTTATGAAAAACGGACTTTCTGCTTCTGTTTTATTCAGTAGAACAGCTGGAGACGGATACGTTAACGGTACTCAATTTGAAGGATACAACTATTTCATTGCTTTCGGTTACAAAGCTAGCGACAAGCATAACTTCCAATTTACATTTACAGGAGCACCTCAATGGCACGACCAAAGATCTCAATCTCCTCTTTTAAGTGATTTCTTAAAATTCGGAAGTAATGGTGATCCAAACATTAAATACAACTCTGATTGGGGTATGAGAAATGGTGAGGAATATAATTTAAAAACAAATTATTACCACAAACCTGTAATGTCTCTTAACTGGGATTACGATATCAACTCTACTACAAAATTATCTACAGTAGGTTATGCTTCATGGGGACGTGGAGGAGGAACTACTTCAGCTGGTGGTATTAAAGGTAGCACACCATACAATGGTAATACTTTAAGAAATGCTGACGGAACAATCAATTTTGATTTAATTGAAAACTGGAACTCTGGACAACCAACAACATTAGGAACAAGAACTCCGGTTAATGGTAAATATGAGAACGTTTCATCAACTGGTAATGCAACAAACCTAACTAATGGTTTATCTCAAATTGCTTCTGTAAACTCACACAACTGGTATGGTGCAGTAATCAATTTAGATAAAAAATTCTCTGAAAACTTTACATTTGATTTTGGAGTTGAGGGAAGAATGTACCAAGGTATCCACTTCCAAAACTTAATTGATTTACTTGGAGCTGATGTTTACAAAAACGTTGCTGACGTAAATAACAATCCTGGTTATTTCAGTACTACTTATGCTCCAAGACCAAATGGAAACCCATTTGTTAGTACAGACTATCAAGATAGAATTAACTACTGGAATGACAGTAAAGTTAATTACTATGGAGCTTTTACTCAATTAGAATATACTACTGGTAACTTTACTGCTTTCCTTCAAGGAGCTATTTCTCAACAAGCTTACCAAAGAATTGACCACTTTAAGTATACTTATGATAGCCCTCTTGCTAAAACAGGTTTCAAAACTATTACTGGTGGAGATATTAAAGCTGGAGCTAACTACAACATTAATGAGCACCATAATGTATTTGTAAACGGAGGTATATACTCAAAACAACCGTTTTTCAATGCAGTATACCCTAACAATTCTTCAATTGTTAATCCTAACCTTACAAACGAAAAAATCAAAGCGGTTGAAGTTGGTTACGGTTTCCGTTCTGGAATCTTTAATGCAAACTTAAATGCTTATTACACAACTTGGGATGATCGATTCACAACTGCTATTGATCAAGCACCAGCTAACCCAAGCGGATACTACACTTTCCAAGGTGTTAATGAAATACACAAAGGTTTAGAATTAGATGTTAATGCTAAGGTACTTGACAAATTAAAACTAAACGGTATGATCTCTATTGGTGATTGGAAATACAGCGGAAATGCTACTAGTAGCCGTTTTGATGTTGCTAACAACCCAATTAGTGGAGACCAACCTTTATACCTAGATGGAGTTAAAGTTGGAAACAATGCTCAAACTACAATGGCAATTGGAGCTGCTTACGAAATCTTAACTGGTCTTAATGTTGACGCAAACCTTAACTACTCTGAGAAATTATTTGGAAACATCGATGTGTCTAAATTTTCAGTTGCAAACAACAAAGGAGCAATGGAATTGCCTGGTTTCGCAACTACAGATGCTGGTGTATCATACAAATGGAACATCTCTCCTAAAATCGGTGCATTAAACTTCAGATTAAATGTAAACAACGTTTTTGATAAAATTTTCATCAACGAATCGTTTACAAACATCTTTACAAGTGATTACAAAACTGCTCCAACTCCTACAACGCCAGGTGTAACTTATGCACAAGCTGGAGAAGTTTACAACGGAGTTGCTACTGCAAACAGAGTTTACTTTGGTTACGGAAGAACTTGGAACTTTAGTTTACGTTACGATTTCTAAAATTTAGAATCTAAATAAATAATAAAAACGGCATTGACTTTTAAGTTTAATGCCGTTTTTTTATAGCCTTTTTTGTTATATTTGTTTTGAACAAAAAACACCCCTTATGTATAATTTTCTACAAAAATTTCACTCTGGCTGGGCATACTTAGCATTACTTCTTTTGCTAGTTGCAGTTGTAAATTCAATCATAGGATTTACTTCAAAAAAAGAGTTTACAGCTAAAGATCGTAAAATCGCTTTATTTGCTTTAATTGGAACACACACTCAATTATTGATTGGTTTAATCTTATATTTTGTTTCTCCTCTTGGAAAAGCGGCTTTTGGACAAATGTCTAATGCTGAATTAAGATTAACGTCTTTAGAGCACCCTCTAATTAACATTATCGCTATCATCCTAATTACTATCGGATGGTCTAAACATAAAAAATTAGTTAATAGTGAAGCTAAATTTAAAACCTTTGCTATTTTTTACGGATTAGGATTGTTGCTTATTTTAAGTAGAATTCCATGGAACCTTTGGTTCTAAAAAATACCAATTAAAAGCCCTTTTTCAGGGCTTTTTTTATCTCGGCATATTATTTGTACAAACTCCCCCCAAGTCTGAAAAAGAATAACCCATGAGAAATAAAAAAAATATTTTATTCGCCACAATCGCTTTAACGTTAATTAGCGGCTTTACCTATGTGATAAGCCAAACCAAACCTACAACAGAACCTAAAATTATTCAAGATACTGTTAAAAATATAAAACCAGTTATTATCCCATTGCCGGATTCTGTTTTTACAGACAAAGGTTTAAAACTAAGACCATACAAGAAAAACGCACATGCCTCCTACTATGCAGATCGTTTTAATGGAAAAAGAACCGCTAACGGAAGCAGATTTAACAACAACAGCTATACTGCAGCTCACAAAAAACTTCCTTTTGGAACTAGAGTAAAAGTAACTAATGAAGCCAATGGCAAATTTGTTATCGTAAAAATTACAGACCGTGGTCCTTTTGTAAAAACCCGAGAAATCGATTTGTCTAAAAGAGCTTTTATGGATATTAGCAAAAATAAAGGTGCCGGAGCAATGAAGGTCACCATTGAAACCATAATCGAATAAAAAAAAATCCCGCTTAAAGCGGGATTTTTTTTTATTCTTAAACAAATTTCTTCAATGCCATTATAGCACCAGTATGAAGTCCTTCATGATAATTATTAAAATCTAAGGCTCCTTGAATATGACGAAGCGTGAACCCGATACTCGTAGTATATTCGTGGTAATTGACAAATAAACCGCTTTCAAAATCATTTTTTGTTTTTTCTAATGTTGTTGAAAGCAATGTTCTAATTTCATCAACCTCGGCTTGAGAAACATCCCCTTCTGGTTTAGTTCCTTTTTTATATTTGTTAACGAAATCTTCTGAAACCATTGTTGGAAGACCCGATAATTTATAGACCAAAACCTGCTGCGAAGAAATACAATGACCTATATTCCAAATGATATTATTATTAAAACCATCTGGAATTTTGTTTAATTGCTCTAATGAATGACTATCTAAGAGTTTCAAAAGAATTTCCCTAATTGTTTTTTGTACATCAAAAACTGAACTCATAATTTTAATTTTTTTTCTAAAAATACTCATTTTTACGTTTCAAATGGATTTTCTTTGCATTCTAACAAATTCATAAAACAATGAACAAAATATATTACTTAGCTTCTTGCGATACCTGCAGAAAAATCATCAAAAGCTTACCTGAAAATAATTTAGTTTTTCAAGATATTAGACAAGATCCAATTACCGAAGAACAATTGGAAGAAATGCATAAACTTGCTGGAAGCTACGAAGCGTTATTTAGCAGAAAAGCTCAGCTATACAAATCCATGGGACTAAAAGATCAATCTTTGACTGAAGCCGATTTTAAAAAATACATATTGGAACATTATACTTTTTTAAGTCGTCCAGTTTTTATTATTGACGGAAAAATTTACATTGGCAACAGCCAAAAAAATGTAGCCGAAGTTATAAACGCACTATCGTAAGAATAACCGTAAATTTTGATCTACAAAACTGATTCACAATTTACAACGCAAAGCAGCAAACTTTTATTTATCTTTGCGCCTTTATACTCAATTATATGATACAATCTATGACAGGGTTTGGCAAAGCTTCTTTGCAATTGCCTACAAAGAAAATTACCGTTGAAGTAAAATCTCTAAATTCTAAAGGTTTAGATTTAAATGTAAGAATGCCATCAGTTTATCGCGAGATGGAACTTGGATTACGTACTCTTATTTCGACTAAACTGGAAAGAGGAAAAATTGATTTTGCTATCTATGTAGAAAGTACTGCAGAACAAACTTCAACTAAAGTAAACGTACCTGTTGTAAAAAATTATATCGCACAGTTAAAAGAGGTAAATCCAGATGCCGATGAAACTGAATTAATGAAAATGGCCGTTCGTATGCCTGATACATTAAAAACAGAACGCGAAGAAATTGACGAGAATGACTGGGAGCAGATTCAAGTTATCATTGATGAAGCGCTTCAGAATATTTTAAACTTCCGTAAAGACGAAGGAGAATCTCTTGAAAAAGAATTCAATTTAAGAATTGGAAACATTCGTCAATTCATGAACGATACATTGGCTCTTGATCCAGAACGTGTACAAGCCATTAAAGATCGTCTCCAGACTGCAATTTCAGAATTACAGGTTAATGTTGATGAAAACCGCTTTGAACAAGAATTAATCTATTATTTAGAGAAATTAGATATTACCGAAGAAAAAGTCCGTTTAGGCAATCACTTAGATTACTTTATAGAAACCCTAAATGGAACCGAAGCCAACGGAAGAAAACTTGGTTTTATCACTCAGGAAATGGGACGTGAAATCAATACAATGGGTTCCAAATCAAATCATGCTCAAATGCAGAAATTGGTCGTGATGATGAAGGATGAATTAGAGAAGATTAAAGAGCAGGTTTTAAACGTTTTATAAGGCAATAAGCTATAGGCAACAAAATACCGCACAAATATTAAAGCTTAAAGCATATTGCTTAAAGCCTAAAGCATAAACTAATGAACAAAGGAAAATTAATTGTTTTTTCGGCACCCTCAGGCTCGGGAAAAACAACTATCGTAAAACATTTATTAGGTCAAGAAGATTTAAATCTTGAATTTTCGATTTCGGCAGCATCACGTGCACCACGTGGAGAAGAAGTACACGGAAAGGATTATTATTTCATTTCATTGGAAGAATTCAAAAAACACATTAAGGCAGAGGATTTCTTGGAATGGGAAGAAGTGTATCGAGATAACTTCTACGGTACTTTAAAATCTGAAATCGAAAGAATCTGGGCCATGGGAAAAAACGTGATTTTTGATATTGATGTCGCTGGAGGATTACGTATTAAACATAAATTTCCAGAACAAACTTTAGCCGTTTTCGTAAAACCACCAAGTGTTGACGAACTAAAGCGCAGATTGAAGCAGCGTTCTACAGAAAGCGATGACAAAATCAATATGCGTATCGCAAAAGCATCTGTTGAATTGGCAACTGCTCCCCAATTTGATGTAATTATCAAAAATTATGATTTACCTGTAGCTTTGGAAGAAGCTCATCAATTGGTTAAGGACTTCATAAGTAAATAATTTTATTCCGCAGAGATACACAAAGAAAAACGCAAAGATTCGCCAAGTTGAAATAAAACTTTGCGAATCTTTGTGCTATCTTAGCAACTCCCTATGAAACTCTAGAAAATGAAAATAGGTTTATATTTCGGAACTTACAATCCCATTCATGTTGGTCATTTGATCATTGCAAATCATATGGCAGAGTTTGCAGATTTAGATCAGATTTGGATGGTTGTTACACCTCATAATCCGTTAAAAAAGAAATCGACATTATTAGACGATCAGCAGCGTTTGCAAATGGTTTATCTAGCAACAGAAGATTACACAAAGATAAAACCATCAGATATCGAGTTTAAGTTACCTCAGCCGAGTTATACTATAATTACGCTTGCTCATCTTAAAGAAAAATATCCAACTCATGAGTTCTCTTTAATTATGGGTGAAGACAATCTAAAAACGCTTCATAAGTGGAGAAACTATGAAGTAATTCTTGAAAATCATGATATTTATGTGTATCCGCGTATTTCTGACGAACCCGAAAATGTCGAATTAAAATCGCATCCAAAAATTCATGTAATTGATGCGCCTATTGTTGAGATTTCTTCGACTTTTATTCGAAACAGCATTAAAGAAGGTAAAAACATTCAGCCTTTATTGCCGCCAAAGGTTTGGGAATATATTGATCATAATAATTTTTATAAAAAATAAATAATTTGAATTGCCTCCAGTTTTAACTGGAGGTTTTTTATTTCTCACAATCTTGTCATTTCGACGAAGGAGACTCGAGCGATAGCGAACAGGCGAAGCAAATCTTCGTTTGAAACTCTACAAAGATTGGCGATTAACTGTATGGAGTTACTTGCGAAGATTTCTCCTTCGTCGAAATGACAGACAGAATGTAAAAAATTCAAATCACAAAAAAAGCCTGAACTTACATTCAGGCTTTCGTTTTATAATTAAGCTTCGATACTTACTTCGCTTTTTACTCTC includes these proteins:
- a CDS encoding tryptophan 2,3-dioxygenase family protein, with translation MNPTDHSEAILKEIDLKFQAINQKTDVQLEGLLWAKPITYWDYIQTDALLNLQIQRTTLPDEMVFIMYHQVNELIFKMILWEIDQIAETENIQVDFFSERLSRITRYFDMLTNSFSIMENGMEVDQYMKFRNTLTPASGFQSAQYRMIEFASTDVINLTDRRYKANFDENTDLETSFEHLYWQAAGKDYHTGEKSYLLNEFEKKYKEQFLRQMASFKTKNIWQKFTQLPIEDQQNAALIDAMRHYDKTVNITWVMQHLNTARKYILESGKGNGEATGGSDWQKYMHPKYQRRIFFPKLWTEEELSNWGNETEV
- a CDS encoding peptidoglycan DD-metalloendopeptidase family protein is translated as MKRAVVILIVLFSIFSCKKTEEKVEAKITKPATKKIEFGFNYADFNVVNDTISKGDSFGSILQSQNIGDKKVHDIVEQVKDSFNVRSIRYGKPFTLLRAKNKTNNLEVFIYQPDALSYYVIDLRDSIAKAYKKVKPVTLKRKIIGGVLKSSLSETLGNESVETALASRITKVFSWSIDFFKLKKGDRYGLIFTERFINGKTYDGVEELEAAFFEYKGKIVYAFPFERDTTSGKIEYYDDQGRTLKNFFLKTPIKFSRITSRFTMNRFHPVQHTWKAHKGTDYAAPTGTPISTTASGVVETTGYTAGNGNFVKVKHNGTYSTQYLHMSKILVRRGQRVTQGQTIGLVGSTGLASGPHVCYRFWKNGVQVDALRLNLPTGESLTGNDRTRFMTQIEPLKRELDSIGNL
- the pgi gene encoding glucose-6-phosphate isomerase, whose product is MALNTTNPTGTEAWKNLQNHYNAIHETTIQELFQQDSARVEKFNLQWNDFLVDYSKNNISQETVSLLLELANSIGLKDAIAQYFGGELINQTENRAVLHTALRAPESAVIKVDGENVIPEVYEVKNKIKKFTEEVISGQRKGYTGKAFTDVVNIGIGGSDLGPVMAVEALQFYKNHLNTHFVSNVDGDHVNEVIKKLNPETTLFVIVSKTFTTQETLSNSETIKEWFLKSASQEDIAKHFVAVSTNIKNVTEFGINPDNVFPMWDWVGGRFSLWSAVGLSIALAVGFDNYNDLLNGAYEMDEHFKSAEFDENIPVILALLSVWYNNFYGAESEALIPYTQYLHKLAPYLQQAFMESNGKSVGRDGKPVNYQTGTIIWGEPGTNSQHAFFQLIHQGTKRIPTDFVGFVKPLYGNEDHHDKLMSNFFAQTEALMNGKTEAQVQAEFDKQGLSADKASYLRPFKVFTGNKPTNTILIQKLTPKSLGSLIALYEHKIFVQGVIWNIFSFDQWGVELGKQLANSILDEINSKTVKNHDSSTSFLLNHFLKNK
- a CDS encoding TonB-dependent receptor: MKNWLLTGLFFMIVSTVFSQGKVTGKITDGTGGLPGANVVIKGSTTGTSTDFDGNFSLTSTSSTGEIVISFLGYDNQTVKFTVANGSTANLGTITLVASNSNELSEVVVTSSIIDVAKDRKTPVAVSTIKAAEIQAKLGSQEFPEILKSTPSVYASKAGGGYGDSRIAIRGFDQKNIAVMINGVPINDMENSSVYWSNWAGISDVTSAMQVQRGLGASKLAISSVGGTINIVTKTSDMKEGGSVSSSFGNNNYLKAQASYNTGVMKNGLSASVLFSRTAGDGYVNGTQFEGYNYFIAFGYKASDKHNFQFTFTGAPQWHDQRSQSPLLSDFLKFGSNGDPNIKYNSDWGMRNGEEYNLKTNYYHKPVMSLNWDYDINSTTKLSTVGYASWGRGGGTTSAGGIKGSTPYNGNTLRNADGTINFDLIENWNSGQPTTLGTRTPVNGKYENVSSTGNATNLTNGLSQIASVNSHNWYGAVINLDKKFSENFTFDFGVEGRMYQGIHFQNLIDLLGADVYKNVADVNNNPGYFSTTYAPRPNGNPFVSTDYQDRINYWNDSKVNYYGAFTQLEYTTGNFTAFLQGAISQQAYQRIDHFKYTYDSPLAKTGFKTITGGDIKAGANYNINEHHNVFVNGGIYSKQPFFNAVYPNNSSIVNPNLTNEKIKAVEVGYGFRSGIFNANLNAYYTTWDDRFTTAIDQAPANPSGYYTFQGVNEIHKGLELDVNAKVLDKLKLNGMISIGDWKYSGNATSSRFDVANNPISGDQPLYLDGVKVGNNAQTTMAIGAAYEILTGLNVDANLNYSEKLFGNIDVSKFSVANNKGAMELPGFATTDAGVSYKWNISPKIGALNFRLNVNNVFDKIFINESFTNIFTSDYKTAPTPTTPGVTYAQAGEVYNGVATANRVYFGYGRTWNFSLRYDF
- a CDS encoding septal ring lytic transglycosylase RlpA family protein, translated to MRNKKNILFATIALTLISGFTYVISQTKPTTEPKIIQDTVKNIKPVIIPLPDSVFTDKGLKLRPYKKNAHASYYADRFNGKRTANGSRFNNNSYTAAHKKLPFGTRVKVTNEANGKFVIVKITDRGPFVKTREIDLSKRAFMDISKNKGAGAMKVTIETIIE
- a CDS encoding DinB family protein — translated: MSSVFDVQKTIREILLKLLDSHSLEQLNKIPDGFNNNIIWNIGHCISSQQVLVYKLSGLPTMVSEDFVNKYKKGTKPEGDVSQAEVDEIRTLLSTTLEKTKNDFESGLFVNYHEYTTSIGFTLRHIQGALDFNNYHEGLHTGAIMALKKFV
- a CDS encoding arsenate reductase family protein, which codes for MNKIYYLASCDTCRKIIKSLPENNLVFQDIRQDPITEEQLEEMHKLAGSYEALFSRKAQLYKSMGLKDQSLTEADFKKYILEHYTFLSRPVFIIDGKIYIGNSQKNVAEVINALS
- a CDS encoding YicC/YloC family endoribonuclease, yielding MIQSMTGFGKASLQLPTKKITVEVKSLNSKGLDLNVRMPSVYREMELGLRTLISTKLERGKIDFAIYVESTAEQTSTKVNVPVVKNYIAQLKEVNPDADETELMKMAVRMPDTLKTEREEIDENDWEQIQVIIDEALQNILNFRKDEGESLEKEFNLRIGNIRQFMNDTLALDPERVQAIKDRLQTAISELQVNVDENRFEQELIYYLEKLDITEEKVRLGNHLDYFIETLNGTEANGRKLGFITQEMGREINTMGSKSNHAQMQKLVVMMKDELEKIKEQVLNVL
- the gmk gene encoding guanylate kinase — encoded protein: MNKGKLIVFSAPSGSGKTTIVKHLLGQEDLNLEFSISAASRAPRGEEVHGKDYYFISLEEFKKHIKAEDFLEWEEVYRDNFYGTLKSEIERIWAMGKNVIFDIDVAGGLRIKHKFPEQTLAVFVKPPSVDELKRRLKQRSTESDDKINMRIAKASVELATAPQFDVIIKNYDLPVALEEAHQLVKDFISK